A genomic window from Chitinophaga pollutisoli includes:
- a CDS encoding ligase-associated DNA damage response DEXH box helicase has protein sequence MKQTPGWQAIEQWLGAKGLAPFAFQEEAWEHYLQGRSGLVNAPTGFGKTFSLFLGTVIRWINENPEDYRRRTGNGLRLMWITPLRALAKDIGRAMEEALRELSVPWAVGIRSGDTPVSVREKQKRNMPEVLIITPESLHILLAQKEYPKRFEHLETIVADEWHELLGSKRGVMTELGISRLRGLRPELRIWGISATIGNLDEALDVLLGNQPGERVIVRADVRKAIEVESILPDEIEKYPWAGHMGLRLLHKVIPVIMESNTTLLFTNTRGQSEIWYHQILKECPELAGAIALHHGSIDAELRIWVEEALHTGVLKLVVCTSSLDLGVDFRPVDTVIQVGSPKGVARFLQRAGRSGHRPDAVSRIWFLPTHSLELVEAAALKDAMAENLIESRMPVILAFDVLLQYLMTLGVSEGFNPEEIKKEVQSTFCFREMTDEEWTWCLAFLVSGGEALQVYDEYHKLHLVGDRYYCTSKQQAMRHRLHIGTIVSDAMLKVRYLAGGYVGVIEEYFISRLTPGDSFRLSGHNLEFVMIKDMTVLVRKSKSKKSIVPSWNGGRMPLSANLGKMLRRKFHEAMSGQAREPEIAILQPLFELQQLLSHIPAENELLMEQIQTEDGYHLFVYPFEGRLVHEVMAMLLAWRISRRHPITFSIAMNDYGFELLSDQPIPVDDTNADELFSLENLTADLQSSVNATEMARRKFRDISVIAGLVFQGYPGKSKANRHLQSSASLLFKVFEDYDAQNMLVRQAYNEAFFYQMEEVRLRDMLERIGNSKIVITFPQRLTPFCFPIKVDSLREELTSEKLEDRIKKMTLWQ, from the coding sequence ATGAAACAAACACCCGGCTGGCAAGCGATCGAACAGTGGCTGGGAGCGAAAGGACTGGCTCCCTTCGCCTTCCAGGAAGAAGCATGGGAACATTACCTCCAGGGCCGCTCCGGCCTGGTGAATGCCCCCACGGGCTTCGGCAAGACCTTTTCCTTATTCCTCGGGACGGTGATCCGCTGGATCAACGAAAACCCGGAAGACTACCGCAGGCGGACGGGCAATGGCCTCCGCCTCATGTGGATCACGCCGTTGCGGGCACTCGCCAAAGACATCGGCCGCGCCATGGAAGAAGCGCTCCGCGAGCTGAGCGTGCCCTGGGCAGTAGGGATCCGCAGCGGTGACACGCCCGTTTCCGTCCGCGAGAAACAGAAGCGCAACATGCCCGAGGTGCTCATCATCACCCCCGAATCCCTTCACATCCTGCTCGCGCAGAAAGAATATCCCAAACGCTTCGAACACCTCGAAACCATCGTGGCCGACGAATGGCATGAACTGCTCGGGAGCAAGCGTGGGGTGATGACCGAACTGGGCATCAGCCGGCTCCGCGGCCTCCGCCCGGAGCTCCGTATCTGGGGCATCTCCGCCACCATCGGCAACCTCGACGAAGCGCTCGACGTGCTGCTGGGCAACCAGCCTGGCGAACGGGTAATCGTTCGCGCAGATGTCCGCAAGGCTATCGAAGTAGAAAGCATCCTCCCCGACGAGATCGAAAAATATCCCTGGGCGGGCCATATGGGGCTGCGGCTCCTCCATAAAGTGATCCCCGTGATCATGGAAAGCAACACTACTCTGCTTTTCACCAACACACGCGGACAATCGGAAATCTGGTACCACCAAATCCTGAAAGAATGTCCGGAACTGGCGGGCGCTATCGCGCTGCACCACGGTTCCATCGACGCCGAGCTGCGCATCTGGGTGGAAGAAGCACTGCATACCGGTGTGCTCAAACTGGTGGTATGCACCTCCAGCCTCGACCTCGGCGTGGATTTCAGGCCGGTGGACACGGTGATCCAGGTGGGCAGTCCCAAAGGCGTGGCGCGGTTCCTGCAGCGCGCCGGGCGTAGCGGCCACCGTCCTGACGCTGTCAGCAGGATCTGGTTCCTCCCCACCCACTCTCTCGAGCTCGTAGAAGCCGCGGCGCTGAAAGACGCCATGGCGGAGAACCTCATCGAAAGCCGCATGCCTGTCATCCTTGCGTTCGACGTACTGTTGCAATATCTCATGACGCTCGGCGTGTCCGAAGGTTTTAACCCGGAGGAAATCAAAAAGGAGGTGCAGTCGACTTTCTGTTTCCGGGAGATGACGGATGAAGAATGGACCTGGTGCCTGGCGTTCCTCGTTTCCGGCGGCGAAGCGCTGCAGGTGTACGACGAGTACCACAAGCTTCATCTCGTGGGCGACCGCTATTACTGCACCAGCAAGCAACAGGCCATGCGCCACCGGTTGCATATCGGCACCATCGTGAGCGACGCCATGTTGAAAGTGCGGTACCTGGCGGGCGGGTACGTCGGCGTCATCGAAGAATATTTCATTTCGCGCCTCACGCCCGGCGACAGCTTCCGGCTGAGCGGGCATAACCTGGAGTTCGTCATGATCAAGGATATGACGGTGCTGGTGCGCAAATCCAAATCGAAAAAAAGCATCGTGCCCAGCTGGAACGGGGGTAGGATGCCATTGTCCGCCAATCTCGGGAAAATGCTCCGCCGGAAGTTCCACGAAGCGATGTCAGGGCAGGCCCGCGAACCGGAAATCGCTATCTTGCAGCCGCTCTTCGAACTGCAGCAGCTGCTTTCGCACATTCCGGCGGAAAACGAATTGCTGATGGAGCAGATACAGACGGAAGACGGATATCATCTTTTTGTGTATCCATTCGAAGGGCGGCTGGTGCATGAGGTGATGGCCATGTTGCTTGCCTGGCGGATCAGCCGGCGGCATCCCATCACGTTTTCGATCGCCATGAACGATTACGGGTTCGAGCTGCTGAGCGACCAGCCCATCCCGGTGGACGACACCAATGCAGACGAACTTTTCTCCCTCGAAAACCTGACGGCCGATTTGCAAAGCAGTGTAAACGCCACGGAGATGGCACGGCGCAAGTTCCGGGACATATCCGTGATAGCGGGGCTCGTGTTCCAGGGGTATCCGGGAAAATCGAAGGCCAACCGGCATTTGCAGTCGTCGGCCTCGTTGTTGTTCAAAGTGTTTGAGGATTATGATGCCCAGAACATGCTCGTTCGGCAGGCTTATAACGAAGCGTTTTTTTACCAGATGGAAGAGGTGCGGTTGCGGGATATGCTAGAAAGAATTGGCAACAGCAAGATCGTCATCACATTCCCGCAGCGGCTGACACCATTCTGTTTCCCGATCAAAGTGGATAGTTTGCGGGAAGAACTGACGAGCGAGAAACTCGAAGACAGGATTAAAAAGATGACGTTGTGGCAATAG
- the pdeM gene encoding ligase-associated DNA damage response endonuclease PdeM, whose amino-acid sequence MEDVRFECKGHHWRLSAGKAAFWEEERALIVADLHVGKAAHFRKAGIGVPANIVQDDLYRLQQLITKYNPERLIVVGDMFHSSENIEVQYFRIWRNQFPHIRFELVTGNHDIMDPAVYASLDVALMESLTLGGMYFVHDPKDRLSDGGELYAVSGHIHPGVWMVGNGRQRLRLPCFYFGPEGAILPAFSAFTGTYCVEPDPSSEVFVIGGTGVYRV is encoded by the coding sequence TTGGAAGATGTAAGATTTGAATGCAAAGGCCATCACTGGCGGCTTTCCGCCGGGAAGGCGGCATTTTGGGAAGAAGAGCGAGCGCTCATTGTGGCGGACCTGCATGTGGGGAAGGCGGCGCATTTCCGGAAAGCGGGGATCGGGGTGCCGGCGAACATTGTGCAGGATGATCTTTACCGGTTACAACAGCTAATCACGAAATACAACCCGGAAAGGTTGATCGTGGTGGGCGATATGTTTCATAGTTCGGAGAACATTGAAGTGCAGTATTTCCGGATCTGGCGGAACCAGTTTCCGCATATCCGGTTCGAGCTGGTGACAGGGAACCACGACATCATGGATCCGGCGGTGTATGCTTCGCTGGACGTTGCATTGATGGAATCACTGACACTGGGCGGCATGTATTTCGTGCACGACCCGAAGGACAGATTGTCGGATGGCGGAGAATTGTACGCCGTGTCAGGGCACATTCATCCCGGAGTTTGGATGGTGGGGAATGGCAGGCAGCGGTTGCGGCTTCCCTGTTTTTATTTCGGGCCGGAGGGTGCGATATTGCCGGCGTTCAGTGCGTTTACGGGCACTTACTGCGTGGAGCCGGATCCTTCTTCGGAGGTATTTGTGATCGGGGGGACCGGCGTTTACAGGGTGTGA
- a CDS encoding glyoxalase superfamily protein, translated as MTPECIVPIFQVSDLPAAIAFYTNVLGFSVDFEFGSVVGISMGEIQIHLSGSASSGNKKAIGEGHVYIFCDEVDDYYNEIIAKGAGVFIPPGDRPYGVRDFAVKDADGNILAFGKSTHPRSDASHHTL; from the coding sequence ATGACACCCGAATGCATCGTCCCCATTTTCCAGGTAAGCGACCTCCCGGCCGCCATTGCTTTCTATACGAACGTTCTGGGATTTTCCGTGGATTTTGAATTCGGTAGCGTGGTTGGTATCAGCATGGGGGAAATCCAAATCCATCTGTCTGGGTCCGCATCCTCAGGCAATAAGAAAGCCATCGGTGAAGGACACGTATATATTTTTTGCGACGAAGTAGATGATTATTATAACGAAATTATCGCGAAAGGCGCCGGTGTATTCATCCCCCCGGGCGACAGACCCTATGGCGTCAGGGATTTCGCCGTAAAAGACGCGGACGGAAATATCCTTGCATTCGGGAAAAGTACGCACCCCAGGTCCGATGCGTCCCATCACACCCTGTAA
- a CDS encoding XRE family transcriptional regulator has translation MSTVCRNLKYLRKQKGWTQQEFADRLNIKRSLLGAYEEERAEPRTEVLEQVSDMFRVSIDDLLRRDLSSQKETFLERRRQQKLGGTNRQNVVFVPVKAAAGYLAGFNDEEFIEELNTFTLPMLGAGHYRAFEIAGDSMLPTPSGSVVVCHKVDGWEDIRNNEAYIVVTNREGIVYKRVLKSNRSKAKVTLASDNPMYDPYSVNMEEVLEIWQADAVIQKMGQQHKMSVNHLAGMVNQLQEQVSMLKKQMKN, from the coding sequence ATGTCTACTGTTTGCCGAAATCTTAAATATCTGCGCAAGCAAAAGGGCTGGACGCAGCAGGAATTTGCTGACCGCCTCAACATCAAGCGTTCGTTGCTGGGTGCGTATGAGGAGGAGCGTGCAGAGCCACGGACGGAGGTGTTGGAGCAGGTGAGTGATATGTTCCGTGTTTCGATTGACGACTTGTTGCGGCGCGATCTCAGTTCCCAGAAGGAAACTTTCCTGGAGCGGAGGCGCCAGCAGAAATTGGGCGGTACGAACCGTCAGAATGTGGTATTTGTTCCAGTGAAGGCTGCTGCGGGTTACCTGGCGGGCTTCAATGATGAGGAATTCATCGAGGAGCTGAATACATTTACGTTGCCGATGCTGGGTGCGGGTCATTACCGCGCTTTCGAAATCGCGGGGGATTCGATGTTGCCGACGCCTTCGGGGTCAGTGGTGGTTTGCCATAAGGTAGACGGTTGGGAAGATATCCGGAACAACGAGGCCTACATTGTGGTGACGAACCGCGAGGGTATCGTGTACAAACGGGTGCTCAAGAGCAATCGTTCAAAAGCGAAAGTAACCCTGGCTTCCGATAATCCTATGTACGATCCCTATTCTGTGAATATGGAGGAAGTACTGGAGATCTGGCAGGCCGATGCGGTCATCCAGAAGATGGGGCAGCAACACAAAATGAGCGTGAACCATCTCGCCGGCATGGTGAATCAGCTGCAGGAGCAGGTGAGCATGCTAAAGAAGCAGATGAAGAACTAG
- a CDS encoding SdpI family protein, which translates to MKHTDYVKEFLLLVLLFGPMVYLALIWNGLPAEIPTNFNINGVADGVVNKREFLLLMIFLFFTNGMLYALFRYIPKRETWDEAPADFRMYMREYYRIRFRIHIYLAVFTAVVIFLISRSKEIFVEKWVFVGVGLLITSLGVFLRHLKPNYFVGVRTPWTLASDVIWTETHHMAGRLWLYAGIVIMVAGMFLPVISGVFLFIFAGMALAALPYIYSYRLFYKTQG; encoded by the coding sequence ATGAAGCACACGGATTATGTGAAAGAGTTCCTGCTGCTGGTACTGTTGTTCGGCCCGATGGTGTACCTGGCATTGATTTGGAACGGGCTTCCTGCTGAGATTCCCACCAATTTCAATATCAACGGAGTGGCCGACGGGGTGGTGAACAAACGGGAGTTTCTCCTGCTGATGATATTCCTCTTTTTTACGAATGGCATGCTGTACGCGTTGTTCCGGTATATACCGAAGCGGGAAACCTGGGACGAGGCGCCGGCGGATTTCAGGATGTATATGCGTGAATATTATCGTATCCGTTTCCGGATACACATATACCTGGCGGTGTTTACGGCTGTTGTGATATTCCTGATCAGCCGCAGCAAGGAGATTTTCGTGGAGAAGTGGGTATTTGTGGGCGTGGGTTTGTTGATTACGTCGCTGGGCGTATTCCTCCGCCACCTGAAGCCGAATTATTTCGTTGGGGTGCGGACGCCGTGGACGCTGGCGAGCGATGTGATCTGGACGGAAACGCACCATATGGCGGGGCGGCTCTGGCTGTATGCGGGCATTGTGATTATGGTGGCGGGTATGTTTTTACCGGTGATCAGCGGGGTGTTCCTGTTTATTTTCGCGGGGATGGCGCTGGCGGCGTTGCCTTACATTTATTCTTACCGGTTATTTTATAAGACGCAGGGTTGA
- the dinB gene encoding DNA polymerase IV, translating to MLLDGQRTIAHFDLDCFFVSVECLKDRSLKGKPLLVGGKSDRAVVAACSYEARTFGIHSAMPMKMALRLCPHAIIRGGDFEEYSHFSREVTDIIAGSAPLYEKSSIDEFYLDLTGMDKYFGSLKWTSELRRKIMQQTQLPISLGLASNKLISKVATNEAKPNGQLSIPFGHEKSFLAPMPVEKIPMVGKETAAQLRRRGVETVKTLSEIPVGLLEAWMGKNGIALWNKANGIDESPVVPFHEQKSISTESTFPQDTIDLGYMHSELVRMTEKIGFELRQQNRLTGCVTVKIRYSDFETVTKQLNINYSSSDHVLLNHVKQLFTKLYDRRLLVRLIGVRFSHLVSGNYQISLFDDTEDMISLYQAIDSIKSQFGWQYLMRGSSSGGNFEQPMQPFRKATFVMKHRYPH from the coding sequence ATGCTGTTAGACGGCCAACGCACGATCGCTCATTTCGACCTGGACTGTTTCTTCGTTTCGGTCGAATGCCTGAAGGACCGCTCGCTGAAAGGCAAACCGCTGCTTGTAGGCGGGAAGAGTGACCGTGCCGTGGTAGCGGCCTGCAGCTACGAAGCCCGAACTTTCGGCATCCACTCCGCCATGCCCATGAAAATGGCGCTGCGGCTTTGCCCGCACGCCATCATCCGCGGCGGAGATTTCGAGGAATACAGCCATTTTTCGCGGGAAGTGACCGACATCATCGCCGGCTCCGCGCCTTTGTATGAAAAATCTTCCATTGATGAATTTTACCTGGATCTGACAGGCATGGACAAATATTTCGGCTCCCTCAAATGGACCAGCGAGCTCCGCCGGAAAATCATGCAGCAAACGCAGCTCCCCATTTCCCTCGGCCTCGCGTCCAACAAACTGATTTCCAAAGTCGCCACCAACGAAGCCAAGCCCAACGGCCAGCTTTCCATCCCGTTCGGTCACGAAAAAAGCTTCCTGGCACCCATGCCCGTCGAAAAGATTCCCATGGTAGGCAAGGAAACCGCCGCGCAACTCCGCCGCCGCGGTGTGGAAACGGTCAAGACCCTCAGCGAGATTCCCGTAGGCCTCCTGGAAGCCTGGATGGGCAAAAACGGCATTGCCTTATGGAACAAGGCCAACGGGATCGACGAATCGCCGGTGGTACCTTTCCACGAACAGAAATCCATCTCCACGGAATCCACCTTTCCGCAAGACACCATCGACCTGGGCTATATGCATAGCGAACTGGTCAGGATGACGGAAAAGATCGGTTTCGAGCTTCGACAGCAAAACCGCCTCACGGGCTGCGTCACCGTCAAGATCCGGTACTCAGATTTCGAAACGGTGACCAAACAACTGAATATCAACTATTCATCCAGTGACCATGTTTTGCTGAACCACGTTAAACAACTATTTACCAAACTATATGACCGCCGCCTGCTGGTGCGCCTCATCGGCGTTCGTTTCAGCCATCTTGTTTCGGGTAATTACCAGATCAGCCTGTTCGACGATACGGAAGACATGATTTCGCTTTACCAGGCCATCGACAGCATCAAATCACAGTTCGGCTGGCAGTACCTGATGCGCGGCAGCAGCAGCGGTGGCAATTTCGAGCAGCCGATGCAGCCATTCCGGAAAGCAACTTTTGTTATGAAACACAGATATCCGCATTAA
- a CDS encoding DNA polymerase III subunit alpha, translated as MYLNCKSWFSLRHGTIRTDELVAVAKAHGITSLALTNINATTDAWMFVQECMQHDIKPILGLECRNGAVFRYILLARSTDGWREINRFLSCHLRSGEPFPAEAPYLPDTFVIYNWGAKPLPSMAAHELAGVRPRELNKLFRTDTRRYADKLVVLQPLSFQNEASQQLHRVLRAVDNNLLISQLPPEEVAGTDECFLPPNQLLEQFKAFPHIVRNTLRVMEECNIHFTFGGHLNKKRFTHSRENDRQLLRDLAYEGMEYRYGMENTEARQRIEKELAIVDQQDFNAYFLITWDIVRYARHRDFFHVGRGSGANSIVAYCLGITNVDPIALDLYFERFLNPHRTSPPDFDIDFSWRDRDEIFDYIFQKYTSEHTALLGTVATFQTNAIVRELGKIYGLPKGEIDKILENPYQVKLGEDNVHQRIIRYGRMLDRFPNHLSIHAGGVLISEAPIHQYCATHMPPKGLSTAQLDMHLAEAIGLHKFDILSQRGLGHIRDSLDIIKENRGVDIDIHDVKSFMKDVRVRDALRNVQTIGCFYIESPAMRQLLRKLRCDDYITLVAASSIIRPGVAQAGMMRQYVLNFHQPDKVEYLHPVMKTLLGETYGVMVYQEDVIKVAHHYANLDLADADTLRRAMAGKYRGQQNFEKIRNLFFDNCEKLGRPRAVSEEVWRQIASFANFSFSKAHSASFAVESYQSLYLKTYFPAEFMVAVINNFGGFYNRELYFRELKKTGARIHPPCVNRSDYYTNIKGNEVHVGFIHVEKLEQAWIASVLEERAANGRFLGMEDFVNRTQPAPAQMELLIRVGAFHFTKETKKNLLWKSAALLRKETKDPAKPGLFHEPSRDWTLPALAYHEHEDAFDEIELLGFPLSSPFEVLHHDQRAYHSVSDMEKNLGRQVTMLGYLVTLKHVYTIKQEAMCFGTFLDRDGNFLDTVHFPDSLRRFPFMKSGFYILEGTVIEEFGVYSLDVYRMRKIGYFEDKAKETGTVRATLNPV; from the coding sequence ATGTACCTGAATTGCAAATCCTGGTTCAGCCTGCGGCACGGCACCATTCGTACCGACGAGCTCGTGGCCGTCGCGAAGGCGCACGGCATTACGTCGTTGGCGCTCACCAACATCAACGCCACAACAGACGCGTGGATGTTCGTGCAGGAATGCATGCAGCACGACATCAAGCCCATCCTCGGGCTGGAATGCCGCAACGGCGCCGTGTTCCGGTACATCTTGCTGGCCAGGAGCACGGATGGCTGGCGGGAAATCAACCGTTTTCTGTCATGCCACCTGCGATCGGGCGAACCCTTTCCGGCGGAGGCTCCTTATCTCCCCGATACATTCGTTATTTACAATTGGGGCGCAAAGCCCCTCCCTTCGATGGCCGCACATGAACTCGCAGGCGTACGGCCCCGCGAGCTGAACAAACTTTTCCGCACCGACACGCGCCGGTATGCCGACAAGCTGGTCGTTCTACAGCCATTGAGTTTCCAGAACGAAGCATCGCAACAGCTGCACCGGGTGCTCCGGGCGGTTGACAACAACCTGCTGATCAGCCAGCTGCCCCCGGAGGAGGTTGCCGGAACAGACGAATGTTTCCTGCCGCCTAATCAACTGCTGGAGCAGTTTAAAGCGTTCCCGCATATTGTCCGCAACACCCTGCGGGTGATGGAGGAATGCAATATTCATTTCACATTTGGCGGGCATCTCAATAAAAAACGCTTTACTCATAGCCGCGAAAACGACCGCCAGCTCCTGCGCGACCTCGCTTACGAAGGCATGGAATACCGCTATGGGATGGAAAATACGGAAGCGCGGCAGCGGATCGAAAAAGAGCTGGCGATTGTTGACCAGCAGGATTTCAACGCGTATTTTCTCATCACCTGGGACATTGTGCGGTACGCGCGGCACCGGGATTTTTTCCATGTGGGCCGGGGCAGCGGCGCCAATTCCATCGTCGCGTATTGCCTGGGGATTACGAACGTGGACCCCATCGCGCTGGATTTGTATTTCGAGCGGTTCCTCAACCCGCACCGCACATCGCCGCCGGATTTCGATATCGATTTTTCGTGGCGCGACCGCGACGAGATATTCGATTATATCTTTCAGAAGTACACCTCCGAACATACGGCACTGTTGGGAACGGTAGCCACTTTTCAGACGAACGCCATCGTCCGCGAGCTGGGAAAAATATACGGTTTGCCGAAAGGGGAAATCGACAAAATCCTCGAAAACCCTTACCAGGTGAAGCTCGGGGAAGACAATGTGCACCAGCGCATCATCCGCTACGGGCGCATGCTCGACCGCTTTCCTAATCACCTGAGCATCCATGCCGGCGGGGTGCTCATCAGCGAAGCGCCCATTCATCAATACTGCGCCACGCATATGCCACCAAAAGGGCTGAGCACCGCGCAGCTCGACATGCACCTGGCAGAGGCGATCGGCCTGCACAAGTTCGACATCCTCAGCCAGCGCGGCCTTGGGCATATCCGCGATTCGCTGGATATCATCAAGGAAAACCGCGGCGTGGATATCGACATTCACGATGTGAAGTCATTTATGAAAGACGTCCGCGTTCGCGACGCTCTTCGAAACGTGCAGACGATCGGCTGCTTTTACATCGAATCTCCCGCAATGCGGCAGCTGTTGCGCAAGCTGCGCTGCGACGATTACATCACGCTGGTGGCCGCGAGCTCGATTATTCGTCCGGGTGTGGCGCAGGCTGGCATGATGCGGCAATACGTGCTGAACTTCCATCAGCCGGATAAGGTCGAATACCTGCATCCTGTCATGAAAACGTTGCTGGGAGAAACTTACGGGGTGATGGTTTACCAGGAAGACGTGATCAAGGTCGCGCATCATTACGCTAATCTCGACCTGGCGGATGCCGATACCTTGCGGCGGGCGATGGCGGGAAAGTACCGCGGGCAGCAAAATTTCGAGAAGATCAGAAATCTTTTTTTCGACAACTGCGAAAAGCTGGGGCGGCCGCGGGCGGTGAGTGAAGAAGTGTGGCGGCAGATCGCGAGCTTCGCCAACTTTTCATTTTCGAAAGCGCACTCCGCGAGTTTCGCCGTGGAAAGTTACCAGAGCCTGTACCTGAAAACGTATTTCCCGGCGGAGTTTATGGTGGCGGTGATCAATAATTTCGGTGGTTTTTACAACCGGGAATTGTATTTCCGGGAGTTGAAGAAAACGGGCGCGCGCATCCACCCGCCCTGCGTCAACCGAAGTGATTATTACACCAATATCAAAGGAAACGAAGTGCATGTGGGGTTCATCCATGTGGAGAAGCTGGAGCAGGCCTGGATTGCATCTGTACTGGAAGAACGGGCGGCGAACGGGCGGTTCCTGGGGATGGAGGATTTCGTGAACCGTACGCAGCCTGCCCCCGCGCAGATGGAATTGCTCATCCGGGTGGGGGCGTTTCATTTCACGAAGGAGACAAAGAAAAACCTGTTGTGGAAGAGCGCGGCGTTGTTGCGGAAAGAGACAAAAGATCCTGCGAAACCGGGGCTTTTCCATGAGCCATCCCGCGACTGGACGCTGCCAGCGCTGGCTTACCATGAGCACGAAGATGCCTTCGACGAGATCGAGTTGCTGGGTTTTCCGTTATCATCGCCGTTTGAAGTGTTACACCACGACCAACGTGCTTACCATTCTGTTTCTGACATGGAGAAAAATCTCGGACGGCAGGTAACGATGCTGGGATATCTCGTCACACTCAAGCATGTGTATACCATCAAGCAGGAGGCAATGTGCTTCGGCACTTTCCTGGACCGTGACGGCAATTTCCTGGACACGGTGCATTTTCCGGACAGCCTGCGCCGTTTTCCGTTTATGAAAAGCGGTTTCTACATCCTGGAAGGCACGGTTATCGA